The proteins below are encoded in one region of Colletotrichum lupini chromosome 5, complete sequence:
- a CDS encoding asparagine synthase: MCGIFACHRHPDVQKFKPTALKLAKAIRHRGPDWSGSVISNKTILCHERLSIVGVGMSTLNTWPRFPRLTTLTESGAQPLTNDDESIVLAVNGEIYNHRLIRKSLKHKYHFKTGSDCEVVIPLYMEYGLDAPKHLDGMFSFVLYDKKQDRTIAARDPIGITTLYYGWSSKEPDAVYFASELKCLHSVCDKVEAFPPGHIYDSATGKTTRYFEPTWWDAAKVPETPLDLKLIREKLEKSVRKRLMAEVPYGVLLSGGLDSSLVAAIAQRETLRLKQAALEANGGALPMTENPDTGDGMVGIDDDNKLSTVTYLPQLNSFSIGLPGSPDNKAALEVAKFLGTKHHVMTFTIEDGLNALSDVIYHLETYDVTTIRASTPMYLLSRKIKAMGIKMVLSGEGSDEIFGGYLYFHAAPDKKAFHEETVRRVKNLHLADCLRANKSTSAWGLEARVPFLDKEFLEACMNIDPSEKMITKEKMEKYILRKAFDTSDEPGAEPYLPDNILWRQKEQFSDGVGYGWIDGLKDTAELHVTDEMMKNPKPEWGSDIPDTKEAYWYRLMFDEHFPPHCASTVMRWTPTWSKQTDPSGRAIAVHEQKYENAA; encoded by the exons ATGTGTGGCATTTTCGCTTGTCACCG TCACCCCGACGTCCAAAAGTTCAAGCCTACGGCTTTGAAGCTGGCAAAGGC CATCCGTCACCGTGGCCCCGATTGGA GCGGAAGCGTTATTTCCAACAAGACGA TTCTGTGCCATGAGCGTCTTAGCATCGTCGGCGTCGGTATGTCCACCCTCAATACCTGGCCACGATTTCCACGGCTAACCACCCTCACAGAATCCGGCGCCCAGCCCCTTACCAACGATGATGAGAGCATCGTCCTTGCCGTCAACGGTGAAATCTACAACCACCGTCTGATCCGCAAGTCCCTCAAGCACAAATACCACTTCAAGACCGGTTCCGATTGCGAGGTCGTCATCCCTCTG TATATGGAGTATGGCCTCGATGCCCCGAAGCACCTCGACGGCATGTTCTCCTTTGTCTTGTACGATAAGAAGCAGGACCGCACAATCGCCGCCCGCGACCCCATCGGCATCACCACCCTCTACTACGGCTGGTCCTCAAAAGAGCCTGATGCGGTGTACTTTGCTTCCGAGCTGAAGTGCCTGCACAGCGTCTGCGACAAGGTTGAGGCCTTCCCGCCTGGTCACATCTACGACTCTGCCACCGGCAAGACCACAAGATACTTCGAGCCTACCTGGTGGGACGCCGCAAAGGTCCCCGAGACCCCGCTCGACCTCAAGTTGATCCGCGAGAAGCTCGAGAAGTCGGTCAGAAAGAGACTCATGGCTGAGGTGCCCTACGGTGTCCTGTTGTCCGGTGGTCTGGATTCCAGTTTGGTCGCGGCCATTGCCCAAAGAGAGACTCTGCGGTTGAAGCAGGCGGCCCTTGAGGCCAACGGTGGTGCGCTCCCCATGACGGAGAACCCCGACACTGGCGATGGCATGGTTGGtatcgacgacgacaacAAGCTGTCAACAGTCACATATCTTCCTCAGCTCAACTCCTTCTCCATCGGTCTCCCTGGATCGCCCGACAACAAGGCTGCCCTCGAGGTCGCCAAGTTCCTCGGCACCAAGCACCATGTCATGACCTTTACCATCGAGGATGGTCTTAACGCTCTGTCCGACGTCATCTACCACCTCGAGACCTACGATGTCACCACTATCCGTGCCTCCACACCGATGTACCTCCTTTCCCGTAAGATCAAGGCCATGGGCATCAAGATGGTTCTCAGTGGTGAGGGAAGTGATGAGATCTTTGGTGGTTACCTTTACTTCCACGCCGCTCCCGACAAGAAGGCGTTCCACGAGGAAACTGTTCGCCGTGTCAAGAACCTGCACCTTGCCGATTGCCTGCGCGCTAACAAGTCCACATCCGCTTGGGGTCTTGAGGCGCGTGTGCCCTTCTTGGACAAGGAG TTCCTTGAGGCCTGCATGAACATCGACCCCTCAGAGAAGATGATCACCAAGGAGAAGATGGAGAAGTACATCCTCCGTAAGGCGTTCGACACCTCTGACGAGCCCGGCGCCGAGCCGTACCTCCCGGACAACATTCTGTGGAGACAAAAGGAGCAGTTCTCCGACGGTGTCGGATACGGATGGATCGACGGCCTCAAGGACACCGCCGAGCTCCACGTTACCGATGAGATGATGAAGAACCCCAAGCCGGAGTGGGGCAGCGACATTCCGGACACCAAGGAAGC ATACTGGTACCGCCTCATGTTCGACGAGCACTTCCCGCCGCATTGCGCCTCGACTGTCATGCGCTGGACCCCCACATGGTCCAAGCAGACGGACCCCAGTGGCAG AGCTATTGCCGTCCACGAGCAGAAGTACGAGAACGCCGCATAA
- a CDS encoding phytanoyl-CoA dioxygenase, with amino-acid sequence MTVPAQDEGLTPEQLESFHRDGYLIIPGALSPETVSGLLAETHSLLDNFSLADHPMTRFSTGEKADHVGDDYFLSSGDKVRFFFEEDAFDDEGNLVKPKARAINKIGHYLHVLSPPFAAISDPASSATGGAGSGPVRGKPAAVARSLGFRDPRCLQSMIICKQPEIGGAVPPHQDSTFLYTDPPSAVGFWYALEDATLENGCLSFLPGSHRWAPVSSRLVRKAGNAGTEMVDNEGPRFPPGDVYGAEKASEEEKAGEGKYVPGEVKAGDLVLIHGNLLHKSEKNLSQKGRIIYTFHVIEGEGNKYDERNWLQPPKAGFTRLYSS; translated from the coding sequence ATGACCGTCCCCGCACAAGACGAGGGTCTCACCCCGGAGCAACTCGAATCTTTCCACCGCGACGGCTACCTCATCATCCCCGGCGCCCTATCCCCGGAGACGGTCTCCGGCCTCCTCGCCGAGACCCACTCCCTGCTGGACAACTTCTCCCTCGCCGACCACCCCATGACGCGCTTCTCCACCGGCGAGAAGGCGGACCACGTCGGCGACGACTACTTTCTCTCCTCGGGCGACAAGGTCCGCTTCTTCTTCGAGGAGGATGCCTTTGACGACGAGGGCAACCTCGTGAAACCCAAAGCCCGTGCCATCAATAAGATTGGCCACTACCTGCACGTCCTCTCCCCGCCCTTTGCCGCCATCTCTGACCCCGCGTCTTCTGCTACCGGCGGTGCTGGGAGCGGCCCCGTCCGCGGTAAGCCGGCCGCCGTGGCCCGCAGCCTCGGGTTCCGGGACCCGCGGTGCCTGCAGAGCATGATCATCTGCAAGCAACCCGAGATTGGTGGCGCCGTGCCCCCGCACCAGGACTCTACCTTTTTGTACACGGATCCGCCGTCCGCCGTGGGCTTCTGGTACGCTCTCGAGGACGCGACACTCGAGAACGGGTGTTTGAGCTTCCTCCCCGGTTCGCACCGCTGGGCGCCCGTGTCGAGCCGGCTCGTGCGCAAGGCCGGGAACGCGGGGACGGAGATGGTGGACAATGAGGGCCCGCGGTTCCCGCCTGGCGATGTGTACGGCGCCGAGAAGGCGagcgaggaggagaaggctgGGGAGGGCAAGTATGTGCCCGGGGAGGTCAAGGCTGGGGACTTGGTGTTGATTCACGGTAACTTGCTGCACAAGAGCGAGAAGAACTTGAGTCAGAAGGGGCGCATTATTTACACGTTCCACGTCATTGAGGGAGAGGGGAACAAGTATGACGAGAGAAACTGGCTGCAGCCGCCCAAGGCTGGGTTCACCAGGTTGTATTCTTCTTGA
- a CDS encoding Pex19 protein family — translation MEKDGSAAGAGNAEAKPVVPPVEETKPTTVVEDVPDPDEDDLDDLDDMLDDFAAVNVEPKKTAQPAASAARTTAAGPGRPATAVEDDSEDKTLEEMLSSDDFAKQLQAGMADLIGEFEKNPEMQAQFDNVFKQISEAAAGTENLAEGTTGAKAPTPLASASSSSKVPVSDPIADGSFQETIKKTMERMQASGQQATAAAAESSTEDFLAEMMKQLGEGNLEGGGGNEEEFSKMLMGMMEQLTNKEILYEPMKELNDKFPEWLAKNKEKTPAEDLKRYEEQQALVKEIVAKFEEKTYADSNAADREYIVDRMQKVGTSPNLDLHALTGDRCKLLAHLRLIWSVICHQRKKLSVQTRAAIPNNRTFQWKSRQICSYTTGALSRELAYTQ, via the exons ATGGAGAAGGATGGTAGCGCAGCCGGCGCCGGCAATGCCGAGGCGAAACCCGTGGTACCGCCAGTGGAAGAGACGAAGCCTACAACTGTCGTTGAGGATGTTCCTGACCCCGATGAAGACGACTTGGACGACTTGGATG ACATGCTCGATGACTTTGCTGCCGTGAATGTGGAACCGAAGAAAACAGCACAACCTGCTGCGTCAGCTGCGAGAACCACCGCGGCTGGGCCAGGTAGACCCGCGACAGCTGTGGAAGATGATTCTGAGGATAAGACACTGGAAGAGATGCTATCTTCCGACGATTTCGCTAAGCAGCTCCAAGCCGGCATGGCTGACCTGATTGGAGAATTTGAGAAGAAT CCCGAGATGCAAGCGCAATTCGACAACGTGTTTAAGCAGATTAGTGAAGCTGCGGCAGGAACGGAAAACCTTGCCGAAGGCACGACCGGAGCAAAAGCGCCGACACCGCTAGCATCAGCCTCATCTTCAAGCAAAGTTCCCGTTTCCGACCCCATTGCCGACGGTTCCTTCCAGGAGACTATCAAGAAGACCATGGAACGCATGCAAGCATCAGGACAACAGGCGACTGCAGCCGCGGCAGAGTCATCTACCGAAGATTTCCTCGCAGAGATGATGAAGCAACTCGGAGAGGGCAACCTCGAAGGCGGCGGTGGCAACGAGGAGGAGTTCTCAAAGATGCTCATGGGCATGATGGAGCAGCTCACTAACAAAGAAATCCTGTACGAGCCTATGAAGGAGCTCAACGACAAGTTTCCCGAGTGGTTAGCAAAGAACAAGGAAAAGACGCCAGCAGAGGATCTCAAGCGGTACGAGGAGCAACAAGCGCTAGTCAAGGAGATCGTGGCCAAGTTCGAGGAGAAGACGTACGCCGATTCCAACGCGGCGGACAGAGAGTACATTGTGGACAGGATGCAAAAGGTTGGAACCTCTCCAAATTTGGATCTTCACGCGCTAACAGGAGACAGATGCAAGCTGCTGGCTCACCTCCGTCTGATTTGGTCGGTGATATGCCATCAGCGCAAGAAGCTTTCAGTGCAGACGAGGGCTGCAATCCCCAATAATCGGACTTTCCAATGGAAGTCCCGTCAAATATGTTCCTACACAACCGGTGCCTTGTCCCGTGAGCTTGCATACACACAGTAG
- a CDS encoding mitochondrial outer membrane protein porin, with amino-acid sequence MSVPNFGDIAKSANDLLNKDFYHLSATTFELKSNTPNNVAFKVTGKTSHEKSTAGAIEGKYSDKATGTATTTHRLKRLNLSLGRIYGRPYGSPVSFAANVSPGFAHLLMFYHRTGLTLTQTWNTAAALDTKVELADSLAKGLKAEGVFSFLPSAGEKAAAKKGAKFNLTFKQSNFHSRAFFDLLKGPTANIDAVVGHEGFLAGASAGYDVNKASVTGYAAAVGFQAPTYSAAITASDNLSVFAASYYHKVNSQVEAGAKATWNSKAGNNVGLEVASKYRIDPVSFAKFKVNNNGVAALGYNVLLREGVTLGLGASFDTQKLDQATHKLGASFTFEG; translated from the exons ATGTCTGTTCCTAACTTCGGAGACATCGCCAAGTCGGCCAACGAC CTCCTCAACAAGGACTTCTACCACCTTTCTGCCACCACCTTCGAGCTCAAGAGCAACACCCCCAACAACGTTGCTTTCAAGGTCACCGGCAAGACCTCCCACGAGAAGAGCACCGCTGGTGCT ATCGAGGGCAAATACTCCGACAAGGCTACCGGTACAGCAACCACCACCCATCGTTTAAAGCGCTTGAATCTTAGCTTGGGTCGAATATATGGACGGCCTTACGGCAGTCCAGTCTCATTCGCAGCCAACGTATCGCCAGGATTTGCACATTTGCTAATGTTCTACCATCGCACAGGCCTGACCCTCACCCAGACATGGAACACCGCTGCTGCCCTTGACACCAAGGTCGAGCTCGCCGACAGCCTCGCCAAGGGCCTGAAGGCTGAGGGTGTCTTCTCCTTCCTGCCCTCCGCCGGTGAGAAGGCCGCCGCCAAGAAGGGCGCCAAGTTCAACCTCACCTTCAAGCAGAGCAACTTCCACAGCCGCGCTTTCTTCGACCTCCTCAAGGGTCCCACCGCCAACATCGACGCCGTCGTCGGTCACGAGGGCTTCCTCGCTGGTGCCTCTGCCGGCTACGATGTGAACAAGGCCTCCGTCACCGGCTACGCCGCCGCTGTCGGCTTCCAGGCCCCCACCTACTCTGCTGCTATCACTGCCAGCGACAACCTCAGCGTCTTCGCTGCCTCATACTACCACAAGGTCAACTCCCAGGTTGAGGCCGGTGCCAAGGCTACCTGGAACTCCAAGGCCGGCAACAACGTCGGTCTTGAGGTCGCCAGCAAGTACCGCATCGACCCCGTCTCCTTCGCCAAG TTCAAGGTCAACAACAACGGTGTCGCCGCTCTCGGCTACAACGTCCTCCTCCGCGAGGGTGTTACCCTTGGCCTCGGTGCCTCCTTTGATACCCAGAAGCTTGACCAGGCTACCCACAAGCTTGGTGCCAGCTTCACCTTCGAGGGCTAA
- a CDS encoding DnaJ domain-containing protein — protein sequence MLLPRLLQPAAARSLYRAGAFSTRTTTKTRATPAVEPGQICLRVRFPCRTFTTSRALRNDVASTNHYETLKVAHDASPSDIKKSFYALSKTHHPDHNRDDPNASRKFHAIAEAYSVLGTPAKRAAYDRSLPSSSHNSHHGAHRCGSYHSSSGPAGGRPASGLSRRRTTFRGPPPSFYRSGGWGEHSAKRREAHEDTTGTGAEKEQPGMGPGSDPYGHTRSAAPRHFDSHTHTKTQQKQDSRRSHRIMGTQVPVGPQETSVGAFLVVSGILFFSFFIPFVATGGLSRKKKDAKS from the exons ATGCTCCTCCCCCGGCTCCTTCAACCCGCAGCGGCCCGTTCCCTCTACCGCGCCGGCGCATTTTCGACGAGGACGACAACGAAGACGAGAGCTACTCCTGCTGTCGAACCAGGACAGATTTGCCTCCGAGTTCGGTTTCCGTGTCGTACGTTTACGACGTCGCGTGCGCTTCGAAATGACGTCGCTTCCACGAACCACTACGAGACCTTGAAGGTCGCCCACGATGCCTCGCCGTCTGATATTAAGAA ATCCTTCTACGCCCTCTCCAAAACCCACCACCCAGACCACAATCGCGACGACCCAAACGCATCCCGCAAATTCCACGCAATAGCAGAAGCCTACTCCGTCCTCGGCACGCCCGCCAAACGCGCAGCCTACGACCGctccctcccctcctcctcccacaACAGCCACCACGGCGCCCACAGATGCGGCTCCTACCACAGCAGCTCGGGTCCCGCGGGAGGCCGCCCCGCATCGGGCCTCTCCCGGCGGCGCACAACCTTTCGCGGCCCGCCCCCGAGCTTCTACAGGTCCGGCGGCTGGGGCGAACATTCGGCGAAGAGGCGGGAAGCCCACGAGGATACCACCGGCACCGGCGCGGAGAAGGAACAGCCCGGGATGGGCCCCGGGTCTGATCCGTACGGGCACACGAGGTCGGCCGCGCCGCGGCACTTTGATTCGCATACGCATACAAAGACACAGCAAAAGCAGGATTCGCGGCGGTCGCATAGGATCATGGGCACGCAGGTCCCGGTTGGACCGCAGGAGACTTCTGTGGGAGCGTTTTTGGTAGTCAGCGGGATCTtgttcttttcctttttcatACCCTTTGTTGCTACCGGCGGACTGAGCCGAAAGAAGAAAGATGCCAAATCATAG
- a CDS encoding ABC1 family protein, with product MKATNEHRRRQFSCLSYRRRQSARVQMKAFTAFSLPLRRLATRRPWTCSNCRGGPLAQQSSRTQQQQQQRFSNTARGFSSTTMKTAINRATPRTGGGKKGGRVWLLASGGGVATAGVLALGDDIKYGYDAAERAGRVAAALAVCINDYRTTLNQKETIDDPELANKILKDCHQRCADRTLKVLEKNGGIFIKLGQHLSAMNYLLPQEWTNTFIPLQDKCPVSSFESIEEMFRKDTGKELWDYFSEFSNEPIGAASLAQVHTATVKDTGMPVAVKVQHPGLGQWSQLDLALTRFTFSTLKRFFPEYDLEWLSKEMDISLPKELDFREEEHNANRTREHFAKLPEHPLVVPGVLWSKERILVMERVSGHRLDDLEYLDANGIDRDEVSACLARVFNEMIFGHDAPLHCDPHGGNLAIRKNESRRGLRGGHNFDIILYDHGLYREIPRDLQRSYAKMWLAVIDGDMKRMRKYAKEVANINDEQFPLFASAITGRDWSVLNSEGSVLQTRTDDEKKEMGDALQEGLIVDLVQLLGQVPRIILLILKTNDLTRSLDENLHTRQGPIRSFMILARYCTRTVFEEQLEDLKQRGSLLWPPNTFRLMSAWIGFLRVELKLGAFELYLSAKRAFGFKGVEFAAPGM from the exons ATGAAAGCGACC AATGAGCATCGGCGCAGACAGTTCTCCTGTTTGTCTTATCGTCGGCGGCAGTCGGCCAGAGTCCAGATGAAAGCCTTCACCGCCTTCTCGCTCCCATTGCGCCGGCTTGCCACTCGACGGCCATGGACATGCTCCAACTGTCGTGGAGGCCCGTTGGCGCAGCAGTCCAGCCGGACacaacagcaacaacagcaacgATTTAGCAACACCGCACGCGGGTTCTCTTCCACGACCATGAAGACCGCGATCAACCGGGCTACACCGAGGACTGGCGGTGGTAAGAAGGGTGGTCGCGTGTGGCTTCTTGCTTCAGGCGGTGGCGTTGCGACAGCAGGTGTCCTTGCGCTGGGCGACGACATCAAGTACGGCTACGATGCGGCAGAGCGAGCAGGCCGTGTTGCGGCTGCGCTCGCAGTATGCATTAATGA CTACCGAACGACTCTCAACCAGAAAGAAACGATTGACGACCCCGAATTAGCAAACAAAATTTTGAAAGACTGTCACCAGCGATGCGCCGATCGAACACTAAAGGTCTTGGAGAAGAACGGCGGGATCTTCATCAAGTTGGGCCAGCACCTT AGTGCGATGAACTACCTCCTCCCGCAAGAGTGGACAAACACCTTCATCCCATTACAAGACAAGTGCCCCGTATCGTCCTTCGAGTCAATTGAGGAAATGTTCCGCAAGGATACTGGAAAAGAGCTCTGGGACTACTTCTCCGAATTCTCAAACGAACCGATTGGTGCTGCATCTCTCGCTCAAGTACACACCGCTACAGTGAAGGACACCGGAATGCCTGTGGCTGTCAAAGTACAGCACCCAGGACTTGGCCAGTGGTCTCAACTCGACCTTGCCTTGACACGTTTCACGTTCTCTACGCTCAAGCGCTTCTTCCCGGAATACGATTTGGAATGGCTCTCCAAAGAGATGGATATCTCGCTGCCGAAGGAATTGGACTTCAGAGAAGAAGAGCATAACGCTAATCGTACGAGGGAACATTTCGCCAAGCTGCCTGAGCACCCCCTCGTCGTTCCTGGTGTTCTCTGGTCGAAGGAGCGCATTCTGGTCATGGAGCGGGTATCAGGACACCGGTTAGACGACCTCGAGTACCTTGACGCCAACGGTATTGACCGAGACGAGGTTTCGGCCTGTCTCGCTCGCGTTTTCAACGAAATGATCTTTGGCCACGATGCACCCTTGCACTGCGATCCCCACGGCGGCAACCTGGCCATTCGGAAGAACGAGTCCAGGCGCGGCCTCCGAGGCGGGCACAACTTTGACATCATTCTCTACGACCACGGCCTTTACCGCGAAATCCCCCGCGACCTGCAGCGCTCCTACGCCAAGATGTGGCTCGCTGTCATTGACGGCGACATGAAGCGCATGCGCAAGTATGCCAAGGAGGTGGCCAACATCAACGACGAGCAGTTCCCCCTTTTCGCCTCCGCCATCACAGGCCGCGACTGGAGCGTCCTCAACAGCGAGGGCTCCGTCTTGCAGACACGCACCGAcgacgagaagaaggagatggGCGACGCACTGCAGGAAGGCCTGATTGTCGATCTCGTCCAGCTCCTCGGCCAGGTCCCGCGCATCatcctcctcatcctcaAGACCAACGACCTCACCCGCAGTCTGGATGAGAACCTGCACACCCGCCAGGGTCCCATCCGCTCCTTCATGATCCTCGCTCGGTACTGCACGCGGACCGTCTTTGAGGAGCAGCTCGAGGACCTGAAGCAACGGGGATCGCTGCTGTGGCCGCCGAATACCTTCCGCCTCATGTCCGCGTGGATCGGCTTCTTGAGGGTGGAGCTCAAGCTTGGAGCCTTTGAGTTGTATTTGAGCGCCAAGAGGGCGTTTGGGTTCAAAGGCGTTGAGTTTGCGGCTCCGGGCATGTGA
- a CDS encoding conidiation protein 6, with translation MLTTRSSDLEDVTPRRTDLDHLDLAQSAGTMFFFYEHTTRRKTKDLSAPTHGDSTTSSNGGQGIELKPCFVWKMYKKEQTTKFPNFNHQSPTLNMPTEAQIAGGHKANINNPNTSEESKQNSKKILENEFNGGDVPKAGDNEEKNPGNVAGGLKATLKNPNVSDEAKESAKERLDNM, from the exons ATGTTAACCACACGAAGCAGCGACCTTGAGGATGTCACC CCACGACGCACCGACCTAGATCATCTCGATCTCGCTCAGTCTGCTGGGACGATGTTCTTCTTCTATGAACATACTACTAGAAGGAAGACCAAGGAC CTGTCCGCTCCAACACATGGGGATAGCACCACAAGCTCTAATGGCGGTCAGGGGATTGAACTGAAGCCTTGCTTTGTTTGG AAGATGTATAAGAAGGAG CAAACCACCAAGTTTCCCAACTTCAATCACCAATCACCAACCCTCAACATGCCTACCGAAGCTCAGATCGCCGGCGGCCACAAGGCCAACATCAACAACCCCAACACGTCTGAGGAGTCCAAGCAGAACTCCAAGAAGATTCTCGAGAACGAGTTCAACGGCGGCGATGTCCCCAAGGCTGGCGACAATGAGGAGAAGAACCCTGGCAATGTTGCCGGTGGCCTCAAGGC TACTCTGAAGAATCCCAATGTCTCCGATGAGGCCAAGGAGTCTGCCAAGGAGCGTCTTGACAACATGTAA
- a CDS encoding SUMO-conjugating enzyme ubc9 yields MSLCQNRLQEERKQWRKDHPFGFFAKPQRNAATGTLDLKVWECGIPGKEKTIWEGGLFKLTITFPEGKFVPPLFHPNVYPSGTVCLSILNEEEAWKPAITVKQILLGIQNLLDDPNPESPAQAEAYSLFKKDKTEYEKRIKRVVRENPAP; encoded by the exons ATGTCGCTTTGCCAGAACAGACTTCAAGAGGAGCG CAAGCAGTGGCGCAAGGACCACCCCTTTGGTTTCTTCGCGAAGCCTCAGCGTAATGCGGCGACTGGAACCCTCGACTTGAAAGTCTGGGAGTGCGGCATTCCTGGCAAGGAGAAGACGATTTGGGAGGGCGGCCTGTTCAAGTTGACAATCACATTCCCTGAAG GCAAATTTGTCCCTCCGCTGTTCCACCCCAATGTCTACCCCTCCGGCACTGTTTGCCTGTCGATCCTgaacgaggaggaggcgtGGAAGCCTGCCATCACGGTGAAGCAGATCCTGCTCGGCATTCAGAACCTGCTCGATGATCCCAACCCCGAGTCGCCCGCTCAGGCTGAGGCCTACAGTCTCTTCAAGAAGGACAAGACGGAATACGAGAAGCGCATCAAGCGTGTTGTGAGAGAAAACCCGGCGCCTTAG
- a CDS encoding proteasome A-type and B-type has protein sequence MSGGSAYDRHITIFSEQGRLYQVEYAFKAITAANIMSIGVRGKDCAVVLSQKKVPDKLIDPASVSHLFQLSPSVGCVITGSIADARAFSQRAQGEAAEFRYKYGYEMPADALAKRLANISQVYTQRAYMRPYGVATTLISLDSEFGPQLFKCDPAGYYIGYKGTAAGPKQQEALNHLEKKLRNKEHAPGDWTEVVELAITTLSTVLSMDFKKGEIEIGIVGGPRADGKEGTDPGFRILTEDEIDERLQAIAEKD, from the exons ATGTCGG GTGGCTCAGCTTACGACCGACACATTACGATCTTCTCCGAGCAGGGAAGATTGTACCAAGTCG AATATGCCTTCAAGGCAATCACAGCCGCCAACATTATGTCGATAGGCGTCAGAGGCAAGGACTGCGCCGTTGTCCTGTCTCAGAAGAAGGTCCCT GATAAACTCATCGACCCCGCCTCCGTCTCCCATCTCTTCCAGCTTTCTCCATCTGTCGGATGCGTGATCACGGGCTCCATCGCCGATGCCCGCGCCTTCTCCCAGCGTGCCCAGGGCGAGGCAGCAGAGTTCCGCTACAAGTACGGCTATGAAATGCCCGCCGATGCCCTGGCAAAGAGGCTGGCCAACATCAGCCAGGTCTACACACAAAGA GCCTACATGCGCCCGTACGGTGTTGCGACGACGCTCATCTCTTTGGACTCTGAGTTCGGTCCTCAGCTGTTCAAGTGCGATCCCGCCGGTTACTACATTGGCTACAAGGGTACTGCCGCCGGACCCAAGCAGCAGGAGGCTCTCAACCACCTGGAGAAGAAGCTGCGCAACAAGGAGCACGCCCCTGGTGACTGGACGGAAGTTGTTGAGCTCGCTATCACGACGCTCAGCACTGTCCTGAGCATGGACTTTAAGAAGGGCGAGATCGAAATCGGCATTGTTGGAGGACCTCGTGCCGACGGCAAGGAGGGCACCGATCCCGGCTTCCGCATCCTGACCGAAGATGAGATCGACGAACGGTTACAGGCGATTGCGGAGAAGGACTGA